TGTGGGCGCGTAAGCCAAGGCCGTGACCTCGTAGTTGATATTGTTTGATAAGCCCGGCACTGCCACGCCGCCCGAGCCGGGCTTGGGGACGACGTAAACGCCGGTGGCCGTGCCCAGCCAAAAGCCGCCGCCCAACCGTGCCGGGCGCGGCAACAGGGCTTTCACCGGCTCGCCCCGCAAGGGCGGTACGTGTCCATTACCTGCGTAAAGCAGCGGCGCAGCAGTGTGAAAGGGTAGCTGAAAGAAACGGTTGCCGCCAAAAGTGCCCCAGGCTTCGACGCTGCCATTGGTCGCAGTGGTAGCCAGTGCCAGTGTTTGCCCCATTGGACCGGCTGGCTGCGACAGCAATTGCAAATGCCGGTCCGAATGCCGCCACAGGCCCTGCCCGGCGGTGCCCAGCCAGGCGTTGCCCTCCCGGTCTTCGAGCAGGGAAATAACCTCGGTCCCGGCGGGCAGGTGCAGGTGGTAGCGGCGCAGGTAGCGCCCGATGGAGGCTGTGTCGACGGGTGGCGTGCCGTCGGCGGTCAGCTTGAGGCCGGCGGGTACGGTGGCGCGGTCGGCGGGGGTGAAGGAGCCGGTAAGCGTTTTCCTCACCGAAACGCCGCCCTGGTAATGGCCCACCCATAAGGCGCCCGTGGCCGGGTTTTCGCGCAACGACACCACGAAGTCCTCGGCCAAGCCGTCTTTTTTGGTGAAGGCGACAAAGCGGGTGCCGTCGTAGCGCACCAAGCCGTCGCCGGTGCCGAGCCAGAGGTAGCCCTGCCGGTCTTGCAGCAGCGCGTAAATGAACGGGGCGCGCAGCCCTTCGGCCGGCCCAAACTGGCGCATATACACCTGCTGCGCCCGCGCCGGCCGTACCACCAGTAACAACGCAGCCAGCAGCGCCAGCAACAGCAGGCCCAGCCGCCGCACGTACAAAAAGTGAAAAAGAGGTTTCAAGCAGAAGCAGCCGAATGGGCCGGCGGGCTGGGGACGGGGCGTTTCGGTGCGCAAGGTAGAAGCCTGTGCCGGGCTGCGGTTCAGCTTTCCGATTATCAGCGGGACCTGCGCGGCCAACGCCGCCATTTTCCCGACCGCCCGGCCTACTTAGCCGTCACCTTGAACTCGGTGCGGCGGTTGAGCTGGCGGCCGGCTTTGGTGGTATTGGGGGCCACGGGCTGGGTTTCGCCGTAGCCGGCGGCCGAGAGGCGGGCGGCGGCAATGCCGTGCTGCGTGAGGTAAGCCACCACGGCCTGGGCGCGGCGCTGGCTCAGGTCCTGGTTTTTGGCGGCCTCGCCCACGTCGTCGGTGTGGCCGGCCATTTCCAGCTTCAGGGCCGGCGTTTCGGTGAGGAGCTTTTGCAGGCGCTCCAGCTCGGCGGTGCTTTCGGGGCGCAGGCTGGCTTTGCCGGTGTCGAAGAAAATATTGCGCAGCACGATGGTGGTGCCCACTTCCAGCTTCTTCAGCGGAACGTCCTTCACCACTTCGGCAAAGGCCGCGCCGGCCGGCAGGTCGAAGTTTTCGGAGTGGAAGAGGTAGCCGTCCTGCCGCACCACAATGCCGTAGTTGGTGCCCGAGGGCAAGCTCACGAGGTAGCGGCCCGAGGTGGCGTTGCTGCGGAAAGTGGCAATGGTCTGGCCGCTGGTGTTGTCGATGAGGTCGATGGCGGCGTCGAGCGGCTGCTTGGTGGCGTCGTCGGTCACGGTGCCTTTCAGGATGGTGACCTGAGCGGTGGCCACGGCCACGGCGGGCGCCAGCACGGTTTGCTTCACGGGGTTCAGGCGCGAGGCCAGCAGCTGGTCTTCCTCGCTGAGCACGGGCGGCTTTTCGGGGCCGAGGAAAGTGATGCGGTAGATGTCTTTGGCACCCAGGCCGCCGGGCCGGTCGCTGCTGTAGTAGCCGTGCCGCCCCGAAGCCGAGGTCACAAAAAACACGTCGTCGTCGGGCGTGTTGATGGGCCAGCCCAGGTTTTCGGGCTCGCCCCACTTCCCGTTCTCCAACACCGATTTGAAGATATCGTAGCCGCCCATGGAGTTGTGGCCTTCGGAAGAAAAGTACAGCGTCTTGCCATCGGGGGCCATGAAAACGCCCTCTTCGCCGTAGGAGGTGTTGATGGCCGAGCCCAGATTGACGGGCTGGGTGCGGCCTTCCATGTCCACTTTGTAAATGTCGGAGCCACCCAGGCTGCCTTCCTGCCGGTCGCTCACGAAATACAGCCAGCGCCCATCGGGCGAGTAGCTGGCCGACGACTCGTGGTATTTGGTGTTGATGCGCGAGCCCAGCTGCTTGGGCTTGGTCCAGGCGCTGCCCGTGAGGTTGGCTTCGAGCAGGTCGCCGCCGTTGGTGCCCACGTACACGAGCATGCGCTGGCCGTCGGGCGCCAGGCCCACGGTGGCGTTGTGGTCGTCGGTGTTCACGGGCGTACCCAGATTGGTGGCGCGGCTCCACTTTTTGCCCTGCCAGGAAGCCTGGTAAATGTCCTCGAAAAAGCCGTTGCCCTCCGGGTCCTTCTTGCCGCCGGTCGAACCGGCCCGGCGCGAGGTGATGAGGATGGTCGACTCATCGGCCGATACCACCGGGCCGTAGTCGGAGTCGGCCGAATTCAGCTCCGGCCCGGCGTTGTCGATGAACACGCGGGTGGGGTGCGCGGCCAGCTGCTGGCCGTTCCGGCACTGCTGCATGTAGCGCTGCAGGTCGTTGGCCGAGATACTTTCGGCGTCGCCGTTGCGGGTGTTGCCGCCCACGGGCTGGGCCTGCTGGTACTCGGCCAGGGCTTCGCGCCACTTGCCGCTGAGGTGCAGGGCGCGGGCCAGCAGGTAGTGCGTGCGGGCATCGGCAGTAGCGTCGAGCTTGGCCGCTTTTTGCAGGTAGGGCAGGGCGGCGGTTTTGGTGGACGAGTGCAGGTAGCAGTCGCCGATTTTCACGTTCAGGGCCGCGTTGTTGGGGTTGAACTGCTGCGCTTCCAGGAAGTGCGGCAGCGCGGCGGCGTAGCGCGGCGGGTCGGCGCGGTACTCGGTGTCGCCGTCTTTCAGCTCGCGGTTGGCTTCGCGCAGGCCGTCTTTGTTATCACCAAAGTTGTCTTTGGTGAAGGCGATGCTTTGCGCGGCCGCGGGTAGGGCGGCGGTTACGAGGAGCAGAAGAAGCAGACGGATGGAGAAGAACATTATATCAAGCTTAACATGGTCGTCATGCAGAGCGCAGCGAAGCATCTCGCATGCTTTAACTAATTACTTGCTGCACGCGAGATGCTTCGCTGCGCTCTGCATGACGTTCTGATTTACTCCGTAGCCTCGCCTGCGCAGCCAGCGGCGGCGGCGTAGTCGTTGCCCGCTTTCAGGCCCAATTCGGCGGCTTTGCGCCAGTCCTGGCAGGCTTCGTCGGCCTGGCGGAGCATTTCGCGGGCGTGGCCGCGGTTGAGGTAGGCCTCGGCATAGTCAGGCTTGAGCTTGATGGCTTGGCTGGCGTCGGAAGCAGCGTCGGTGTATTTCTCCTGCTTGAGCAGGGCGGCGGCGCGGTTGTTCCAAGCGTAGGCGTACTTCGGGTCGAGCTGCAGGGCCTGGTTAAAATCGGCGATGGCGCCGGCGTAGTCTTTGTTTTCGAAGCGCGCGCTGCCGCGGTTGTTGTAGGCCAGCGCGTTGTCGGTTTTCCTGGACAGGTAGGCGTCGTAGTCTTTCAGGGCCTGGGGCAGCTGGCCGGTGCGGCGTTCGGTGGCAGCGCGGTTGAGCAGGGCCGGCAGCAGGTCAGGCTGCAGGGCCAGGGCCTGGGTGTAGTCCTGCGCGGCGGCCGCGAAGTTGCCGAGCTTTTGCTGGGTGCTGGCGCGGTCGTGGTAGGCGTAAGCCAGCTTGGGGTCGGCCTTGAGGGCGCCGTCGAAATCCTCGCGGGCAGCCTGGTAGTCGCCTTTTTCAAAGTGCAGCACACCGCGGTTGTACCAGGCCGGGGCGTAGTCGGGCTTTGCCTTCACGGCTTCGGTGTAGTCCTGCTCGGCCTCCTGGATGTGGTTTTGGGCCTCCTGGGCCCGGGCCCGGCCGAAGTAGCTGGCGTAGTTGCCAGGCTCCAGCTTCAGGGCCTGGTCGTAGTCGGCCTGCGCCTGCGGGTAGTCTTTCAGCTCTAGGCGGGTAGCGGCGCGGTTGGTGTACGCGGCCACAAAATCCGGCTTGGCGGCAATGGCCTGGTCGAAGCTGCGCAACGCGGCCGGGTAGCTCTGGGCCTGAAAACTGGCCAGCCCGGCGTTGTAGGCCTTCTCCGCCAGCTGCGGCCCCGGCAGGGTGCTGGCCCGCACCGTATCGACCTGCGCCTGCGCGGCAATGGGCGCTGTGAGCAACACGATAAAAAGTAGAGTGTTTTGTATCATAGCTGGATAATGCATCGATTCAAGCGCGTAGTAAGCGAATGTATTGGATTTTTTATTCCCAGTCAATAGCCCGGCGCATAAAGAAGCCCGTCGTGCAGGACACAAGCCTGCGCGACGGGCACCGTTCCATTTGCCCGGTTACTTTACCTTTTTCCGGCTTTCACCTTCCCAAAAATGCTCTTCGGCAGCATCATGTGCGCCCCGCGAGTGCCGTCCACTACCTGCGTGGTGTTCAGGTCGCCGGCCACGCTGCAGAGCATGTAGGCGTCGTCGCGCGTCAGGTGTTTCTCGGCCACCAGGAAGGCTATCATTTCGCGCACAGCATCCTTGGCTGCCAAGGTCAAATCTTCGTTCAACCCCATGCTGATGTAGGCAGTGGGCGTTTCGGCGCGGGGCAGGGTCAAGTGCAGGTCCTTGCGCACAATGAACTGCAGCGTGCCGGTGAGTGAAGTCTCCAGCGCCGTAATGTCCAC
This DNA window, taken from Hymenobacter sp. 5317J-9, encodes the following:
- a CDS encoding OmpA family protein, producing MFFSIRLLLLLLVTAALPAAAQSIAFTKDNFGDNKDGLREANRELKDGDTEYRADPPRYAAALPHFLEAQQFNPNNAALNVKIGDCYLHSSTKTAALPYLQKAAKLDATADARTHYLLARALHLSGKWREALAEYQQAQPVGGNTRNGDAESISANDLQRYMQQCRNGQQLAAHPTRVFIDNAGPELNSADSDYGPVVSADESTILITSRRAGSTGGKKDPEGNGFFEDIYQASWQGKKWSRATNLGTPVNTDDHNATVGLAPDGQRMLVYVGTNGGDLLEANLTGSAWTKPKQLGSRINTKYHESSASYSPDGRWLYFVSDRQEGSLGGSDIYKVDMEGRTQPVNLGSAINTSYGEEGVFMAPDGKTLYFSSEGHNSMGGYDIFKSVLENGKWGEPENLGWPINTPDDDVFFVTSASGRHGYYSSDRPGGLGAKDIYRITFLGPEKPPVLSEEDQLLASRLNPVKQTVLAPAVAVATAQVTILKGTVTDDATKQPLDAAIDLIDNTSGQTIATFRSNATSGRYLVSLPSGTNYGIVVRQDGYLFHSENFDLPAGAAFAEVVKDVPLKKLEVGTTIVLRNIFFDTGKASLRPESTAELERLQKLLTETPALKLEMAGHTDDVGEAAKNQDLSQRRAQAVVAYLTQHGIAAARLSAAGYGETQPVAPNTTKAGRQLNRRTEFKVTAK
- a CDS encoding tetratricopeptide repeat protein; amino-acid sequence: MIQNTLLFIVLLTAPIAAQAQVDTVRASTLPGPQLAEKAYNAGLASFQAQSYPAALRSFDQAIAAKPDFVAAYTNRAATRLELKDYPQAQADYDQALKLEPGNYASYFGRARAQEAQNHIQEAEQDYTEAVKAKPDYAPAWYNRGVLHFEKGDYQAAREDFDGALKADPKLAYAYHDRASTQQKLGNFAAAAQDYTQALALQPDLLPALLNRAATERRTGQLPQALKDYDAYLSRKTDNALAYNNRGSARFENKDYAGAIADFNQALQLDPKYAYAWNNRAAALLKQEKYTDAASDASQAIKLKPDYAEAYLNRGHAREMLRQADEACQDWRKAAELGLKAGNDYAAAAGCAGEATE